One part of the Acidobacteriota bacterium genome encodes these proteins:
- the hemE gene encoding uroporphyrinogen decarboxylase, with product MNDRFLRACRREPVDATPVWFMRQAGRYMADYREIRARHTLLEICAQPELAAQVTLQPVEQLDVDAAILFSDLLLPLAPMGIPFDFQAGEGPVIRSPIRSAADIDRLRTVDPRESLGHVLATIRILARELEDRVPLIGFGGAPFTLASYAIEGGGSRNYAKTKALMYGDPEAWHRLCNAFATVLGDYLVAQVEAGAQAIQLFDSWVGALSPDDYQEFAAPHTRRILSAVAATGVPVLHFGTGTATLLDVMTDAGGDVIGVDWRVPLDEAWERIGTTRAVQGNLDPTLLLGPVDRMLAGAEDVLMRAGRRPGHIFNLGHGILPETPVEHVQALARFVHQGGYGFGRH from the coding sequence GTGAACGATCGCTTCCTCCGTGCCTGCCGCCGCGAACCGGTCGACGCGACACCGGTCTGGTTCATGCGGCAGGCCGGCCGCTACATGGCGGACTACCGCGAGATCCGCGCGCGGCACACGCTGCTGGAGATCTGCGCGCAGCCGGAGCTGGCCGCGCAGGTGACCCTGCAACCGGTCGAGCAACTCGACGTCGATGCCGCCATCCTTTTTTCGGACCTGCTGCTGCCACTCGCCCCCATGGGGATCCCGTTCGACTTTCAGGCGGGCGAAGGGCCGGTCATCAGGAGTCCGATCCGGAGCGCCGCCGACATCGACAGGCTCCGAACCGTCGACCCGCGCGAGTCGCTGGGACATGTTCTGGCGACCATCCGGATTCTCGCACGCGAGCTGGAGGACCGCGTGCCCCTGATCGGCTTCGGCGGCGCGCCGTTCACGCTTGCCTCCTACGCCATCGAGGGAGGCGGATCGCGCAACTACGCAAAGACGAAGGCGCTCATGTACGGGGATCCGGAGGCATGGCACCGGCTGTGCAACGCCTTCGCGACCGTCCTCGGCGACTACCTCGTCGCCCAGGTGGAGGCGGGGGCGCAGGCGATTCAGTTGTTCGACTCCTGGGTCGGCGCCCTGAGCCCGGACGACTACCAGGAGTTCGCCGCGCCGCACACGCGCCGCATCCTCTCCGCCGTCGCCGCCACCGGCGTGCCGGTCCTCCACTTCGGCACCGGGACCGCGACCCTTCTCGACGTCATGACCGACGCGGGAGGCGACGTCATCGGCGTCGACTGGCGCGTTCCCCTCGACGAGGCATGGGAGCGGATCGGGACAACTCGCGCGGTGCAGGGCAACCTCGACCCGACACTACTGCTCGGACCGGTCGATCGGATGCTCGCCGGAGCGGAGGACGTACTGATGCGCGCCGGCCGCCGCCCAGGCCACATCTTCAACCTGGGACACGGCATCCTCCCGGAGACGCCGGTCGAGCACGTGCAGGCGCTCGCCCGCTTCGTGCATCAGGGTGGCTACGGCTTCGGACGTCACTGA